Part of the Mycolicibacterium mageritense genome is shown below.
CCAGATCGTCGCCCAGGCCGACACCTGGGTCGGGCCCAGGCTCACCCGCCAGCTCGACGACCCGGGATACGGCAGCCTGCCGTGCGGTGCGAGCGTCGACAACGTGGGCGCAAACGTGGTCAACACCGGACCGGTCCCCGCCGATCCGGCCGCGCCAGTGGCACCGCCGGCCGAAGTTCCGCCCGCGGCCTAGAACACGGACCAGCCGGCCAGCCGGGCGAACTCCTCGATGGCCGCGACGCCGCCTGCCGAGTTGCCGTCGCCGTCGAGCGGCGGGCTCCACACGCACACCGTGCCGCGGCCCGGCATCACGGCCAGCACGCCGCCGCCGATCCCGCTCTTGGCGGGCAACCCGATGCGGTAGGCGATGTCACCTGCGGCGCCGTACATCCCCGACGTGAGCAGCACCGCGTTGACGCGACGCACCGTCTCCGCATCGAGCACGGAGTGGTCGCCGCTGCGGTCCGCGAGGAACAACGCTGCGCGCGCGACCGTCCGCACCGACGCGGTGATCGCGCACTGCGCGAAGTACTGCGGCAGGACGCGGTCGATGCCGTTGGTGAGCCGGCCGTGCTCGGCCAGCACATGCGCGATGGCCGAATTGCGATGGTCGATGGCCATTTCCGACCCTGCGACCGCGGCGTCGGAGTACACGGCGTCGCCAGTCCGCAGCAGCTCGACGGTGGCTTCGACGGCATCGCCGGTGTGCGTCAGCAACCGGTCGGTCACCACGAGCGCCCCGGAGTTCACGAACGGGTTGCGCGGGCGCCAGTGGTTGCGTTCCAGGTCGGCGACCGACCCGTAGCCCGCATCGGTGGGCCCCCATCCGACGTCCGCCCAGGCTCGCGGATCGTGGCGGAGCAACGCACACAGCGCGAACAGCTTCGAAATGCTCTGGATGGAGAAGCCTGTCGTCGATTCCCCGATCTGGGCTTCGGTGCCGTCCACGGTCGCGACCGCCATCGCGAAGCTGGTGGCCGGGATGCCGGCCAGCGCAGGCACCTGACGGCTCACCGTGCCGCGCCGCGCGGCGCGGCGACCCCGGGACTGCGCGGCCCGCAGATATTCGTGCAGCCGCTCGCACGCCGGGGTCTCGGACAAACGTGTTCCGGGCATTCCTCACCCTCCACCTGCACTTGGCCAAAACATCGGTCAATAGACCAAAACTATCCATGGTCAAACCCGCTCGGGTAAACGTTATGTCACGCGTCAACAGATTAGGTCTATGGGTCTTGTCTTTAGACCTTTACGGTCATAGGCTCGCGGCAACCAGATTGAAAGGCAGGTGGCGATGGCAGTCGACTACGAGCAGGGAACGGGTGCGGCCAGATCCGCACCCGCAGCGGGATCGGCCACGCTCAAGCGTGGCGCGATCGGTCTGGCGGGCGTGGTGTTCATGGTGGTCGCCTTCTCGGCACCGATCACTGCGATGACCGGCAACCTGCCTGTCGCGGTGGGTTTCGGCAACGGCCTCGGCGCCCCGGGCGGATTCGTCATCGCCACAGTCGTTCTGACCATCTTCAGCATCGGATTCGTCGCACTGGCGCGGCACATCACCGCGGCGGGCGCGTTCTACACCTTCGTCTCGCGGGCCTGGTCGAAGGTTCCCGGGCTGGCCGCCGGCGTGCTGCCCGCCTTCACGTACATGACGATGGAAGCCGGGCTCATCGGCATCTTCGCGGCGTTCGCCGATCAGGCGTTCACCGCGCAGTTCGGCCTCAACCTGCCGTGGGAGATCTACGCCGCCATCGGGCTGATCGCCATCGCGGCACTGTCACACTTCGACATCTCGGTGGCGGCCAAGGTGCTTGGCGTCGTCCTGGTCTCGGAGATCACCATGTTGTCGATAACCGCCGTGGCCGGGCTGATCCACCATCCCGACGGCATGAGCTTCCAGTCGC
Proteins encoded:
- the glsA gene encoding glutaminase A; translated protein: MPGTRLSETPACERLHEYLRAAQSRGRRAARRGTVSRQVPALAGIPATSFAMAVATVDGTEAQIGESTTGFSIQSISKLFALCALLRHDPRAWADVGWGPTDAGYGSVADLERNHWRPRNPFVNSGALVVTDRLLTHTGDAVEATVELLRTGDAVYSDAAVAGSEMAIDHRNSAIAHVLAEHGRLTNGIDRVLPQYFAQCAITASVRTVARAALFLADRSGDHSVLDAETVRRVNAVLLTSGMYGAAGDIAYRIGLPAKSGIGGGVLAVMPGRGTVCVWSPPLDGDGNSAGGVAAIEEFARLAGWSVF